In a genomic window of Deltaproteobacteria bacterium:
- a CDS encoding DUF4870 domain-containing protein: MSSGIEGTKGTGLAPNIAGMLCYIASPFTSLVFMFLEKENKEIQFHVWQSLLLSLCFWASYFFLAILSWMMGLVAGFLGWTFGLLIPFLVLLAMVLWIISMIKAYQGERWKVPYLGEMAEKQAGLA, encoded by the coding sequence ATGTCGAGTGGGATTGAGGGAACCAAGGGGACCGGTCTGGCGCCAAATATTGCCGGTATGCTTTGTTATATTGCTAGTCCATTCACCAGTCTCGTCTTCATGTTTCTGGAGAAGGAGAACAAGGAGATCCAATTTCATGTTTGGCAGTCCCTTCTTCTGTCGCTCTGCTTTTGGGCCTCCTATTTTTTTCTGGCGATTCTTTCGTGGATGATGGGGTTGGTTGCCGGATTTTTGGGTTGGACGTTCGGCCTCTTGATTCCGTTTCTTGTCCTACTGGCCATGGTCCTCTGGATTATTTCAATGATCAAGGCGTACCAGGGGGAGCGGTGGAAGGTCCCCTATTTGGGCGAGATGGCCGAAAAACAAGCAGGACTGGCCTGA
- a CDS encoding 50S ribosomal protein L28, whose protein sequence is MARICHYCNKRRLVGNNVSHANNKTKKVSYPNLQRVRALIEGAVRKVYACTRCIRSGSVQKAA, encoded by the coding sequence ATGGCAAGGATTTGTCATTACTGCAACAAAAGGCGGCTCGTTGGCAACAACGTCAGCCATGCCAACAACAAGACCAAAAAGGTCTCTTATCCCAATCTTCAGCGGGTTCGGGCTCTGATTGAAGGGGCCGTTCGGAAGGTCTATGCCTGTACGCGTTGCATTCGCTCTGGATCTGTTCAGAAGGCAGCCTGA
- a CDS encoding YraN family protein, with protein sequence MQPDFLKKKLGREGEEEAVQFLKNRGFQIRERNYRCRLGEIDLIAEKEKALYFVEVKSRRSLEGVSPYELVPYPKQLHISRVAQQYYASKKIVDQAGSFALIIVDFEKTPPFCEWVPDLFLLQWGY encoded by the coding sequence ATGCAACCGGATTTCTTAAAGAAAAAGCTGGGGAGGGAAGGGGAAGAGGAGGCGGTTCAGTTCCTCAAAAACCGGGGTTTTCAGATTAGGGAACGAAATTATCGATGTCGTTTAGGCGAGATCGACTTGATTGCCGAAAAAGAGAAGGCCCTTTATTTTGTAGAGGTCAAGAGTCGTCGCTCTCTTGAAGGGGTCTCACCTTATGAGCTCGTACCGTATCCGAAACAGCTTCATATTTCACGTGTTGCCCAGCAGTATTACGCCTCGAAAAAGATTGTTGACCAAGCCGGTTCCTTTGCCTTGATCATTGTCGATTTTGAAAAAACACCCCCCTTCTGCGAATGGGTCCCGGATCTGTTTCTGTTGCAGTGGGGGTACTAA
- a CDS encoding CoA transferase: MKPLKGITVIDISRLLPGGFASLLLKRLGARVIKVEQPDVGDYYRALTGGKEFVDLGHFQELHEGKEFLTLNLKHPCGKKIFEKLVRRADVLIENFRPGILAKLDLSYRNLRRSHRRIILCSISGSGQKGRNRRLAGHDLNYLALSGLLSLIHDAKGKPVIPDFQITDLVAGYRAVSSILAALLGRQRTGRGEWLDISLEESGKEMACLYRATGCSSEGVINPLKKLPHYRVYKTKDQRHIAFAPLEPKFIRNFSGAIGQGVNRVRQRHGTGLAKIFSSRRMNEWERLERKFDFCLSPVFDVGEACGVSRRKKLPTMGRDNVKILRSLGFGTRQIRHWKASGVL; this comes from the coding sequence TTGAAACCTCTCAAGGGCATTACGGTTATCGACATCTCCCGCCTCCTTCCGGGTGGTTTTGCCTCTCTTCTTCTTAAAAGGCTTGGTGCTCGCGTCATCAAGGTGGAACAACCGGATGTGGGTGACTACTACCGTGCCCTGACCGGGGGAAAGGAATTTGTCGATCTGGGGCATTTTCAGGAGCTTCACGAGGGAAAGGAGTTTTTGACACTGAACCTCAAACATCCCTGCGGGAAAAAAATCTTTGAGAAACTGGTCCGGCGTGCGGATGTTCTCATTGAAAATTTTCGACCCGGGATACTCGCAAAACTGGATCTTTCTTATCGGAACCTTCGGCGGTCTCATCGGCGGATCATTCTTTGCTCTATTAGTGGCAGTGGACAAAAGGGGCGGAACAGACGCCTGGCGGGTCATGACCTGAATTATCTTGCCCTTTCAGGGCTTCTCTCTCTGATTCATGATGCGAAGGGAAAGCCGGTGATCCCCGATTTTCAGATCACCGATCTGGTGGCTGGTTATCGGGCGGTCTCAAGCATTCTAGCCGCCTTGCTGGGGCGCCAGCGGACAGGCCGCGGGGAATGGTTGGACATTTCTCTGGAAGAATCGGGAAAAGAGATGGCGTGTCTGTACCGGGCAACCGGTTGTTCTTCTGAGGGGGTTATTAACCCCCTAAAAAAACTCCCCCATTATCGTGTGTATAAAACCAAAGATCAGCGGCATATCGCCTTTGCCCCCCTGGAGCCCAAATTTATCAGAAATTTTTCGGGTGCCATTGGTCAGGGAGTCAACAGAGTGAGGCAGAGACATGGAACGGGGCTTGCCAAAATTTTTAGTTCCCGGCGAATGAATGAGTGGGAGCGTTTGGAGAGAAAATTTGATTTTTGCCTCTCACCTGTTTTTGATGTTGGAGAGGCGTGCGGGGTTTCCAGGAGAAAGAAACTTCCCACTATGGGGAGGGACAACGTTAAAATTCTTAGATCACTTGGTTTTGGAACAAGGCAGATCAGGCATTGGAAGGCATCAGGTGTTTTGTGA
- a CDS encoding NAD+ synthase codes for MKIALAQINTRIGDFQATVKKVVSFVHRAKEKKVDLIAFPEMTTTGYPPRDLLERPSFIEKNLQALDLIASSATGIAVVVGYLERNRGGSGKSLFNAAALLEGGQIRGHYFKNLLPSYDVFDETRYFEPGTETGLWSWHQKIGISICEDYWSDERLWQRRLYSKDPLEEQAKSGADFFLNLSCSPYSVGKEKMREELLRAHAVRHRLPLFFVNLVGGNDELVFDGRSLAISAQGEVIASGKAFQEDLVIVDMQNPPNGGEGELEAMEDLESLFHALLLGIRDYAKKCGFKKVALGISGGIDSALTATLAAKALGPKNVLGVVMPSPYTGHESLEDAKKLIKNLGISSQLISINSVYRSYRQLFRRVDKSPDLADENLQARIRGNLLMTLSNRHGYLVLTTGNKSELAVGYCTLYGDMSGGLAALSDLPKQMVYQLSRWINRRQEVIPERIFAKAPTAELRPNQTDQDTLPPYEVLDSILKAYVEEQKSEDEIVALGFPKMTVRWVIRRVDQNEYKRRQAAPGIRVTSKAFGMGRRHPMARKV; via the coding sequence GTGAAAATAGCACTGGCCCAGATCAACACGAGGATTGGCGATTTTCAGGCCACGGTTAAGAAGGTTGTCTCTTTCGTCCATCGTGCGAAAGAAAAAAAAGTTGATCTGATCGCCTTTCCGGAGATGACAACGACCGGTTATCCGCCACGTGATCTTCTGGAGAGGCCGTCGTTCATCGAAAAAAATCTCCAGGCGTTGGATCTCATAGCCTCCTCAGCCACCGGGATTGCTGTCGTTGTCGGGTATCTGGAGAGGAACCGGGGAGGGAGTGGAAAATCTCTCTTTAATGCGGCGGCCCTCCTGGAGGGGGGGCAGATTCGTGGACACTACTTCAAGAATCTTCTGCCGAGCTATGATGTCTTTGACGAGACCCGCTATTTTGAACCGGGGACCGAAACCGGTCTCTGGTCTTGGCATCAAAAGATAGGGATCTCCATTTGTGAAGACTACTGGAGCGACGAGCGGCTTTGGCAGAGGCGTCTTTATTCCAAAGACCCTTTGGAAGAACAGGCCAAATCCGGCGCGGATTTTTTTTTAAATCTCTCCTGCTCCCCTTATTCCGTAGGGAAGGAGAAGATGAGGGAGGAGCTTCTTCGTGCCCATGCGGTCCGACACCGCCTCCCCCTCTTTTTTGTAAATCTTGTCGGCGGAAATGATGAGCTTGTTTTTGATGGGAGATCCCTTGCCATCAGTGCGCAAGGGGAGGTGATCGCCAGCGGGAAGGCGTTTCAGGAGGACCTGGTGATTGTCGATATGCAAAATCCCCCCAATGGGGGCGAGGGGGAATTGGAGGCGATGGAAGATTTGGAATCGCTCTTTCATGCCCTCCTGTTAGGAATCAGGGATTATGCCAAAAAATGTGGTTTCAAAAAGGTGGCGCTGGGGATTTCCGGAGGGATTGATTCGGCGCTCACAGCAACGCTAGCGGCAAAGGCGTTGGGGCCAAAGAATGTCCTCGGTGTTGTCATGCCGTCTCCTTATACCGGTCATGAGAGCCTTGAGGATGCAAAAAAACTGATCAAAAATCTGGGGATTTCATCACAACTGATTTCCATTAACTCGGTTTACCGCTCCTATCGTCAACTGTTCCGGCGTGTGGACAAATCTCCCGATCTTGCGGATGAAAACCTTCAGGCACGGATTCGCGGTAATCTCCTCATGACCCTTTCCAATCGTCATGGTTACCTGGTCTTGACGACGGGTAACAAATCAGAGTTGGCGGTCGGTTATTGTACCCTCTACGGTGATATGAGTGGCGGACTGGCCGCACTTTCCGATCTTCCAAAGCAGATGGTCTATCAGCTCTCTCGTTGGATCAACAGAAGGCAGGAGGTTATCCCTGAGAGAATTTTTGCCAAGGCCCCGACAGCCGAGCTTAGGCCAAATCAGACCGATCAGGATACCCTCCCTCCTTATGAGGTTTTGGATTCGATTTTGAAGGCTTATGTTGAAGAACAGAAGTCAGAGGATGAAATCGTCGCGCTTGGTTTCCCAAAAATGACAGTTCGTTGGGTTATCCGTCGTGTCGACCAGAATGAATACAAGCGGCGCCAGGCAGCGCCTGGCATTCGAGTGACCTCAAAGGCGTTCGGAATGGGACGGAGGCACCCGATGGCGAGGAAGGTTTGA
- a CDS encoding SCP2 sterol-binding domain-containing protein yields MTPKEYFEKQIPQNLETRRESLSQINAIYQFDISGDQGGCWTLDLTVPGGTIQSGISDKATCTIKISDENFLKMISGQLNPQMAFMTGKLKVQGNMGQALKLQKIF; encoded by the coding sequence ATGACACCAAAGGAATATTTTGAGAAACAGATCCCCCAAAATCTTGAGACGAGGAGGGAGAGCCTCTCTCAAATCAACGCGATCTATCAGTTTGATATTTCGGGAGATCAGGGTGGTTGTTGGACCCTTGATTTGACTGTGCCGGGGGGAACGATTCAGTCAGGGATCTCTGACAAGGCGACGTGTACGATCAAGATCTCCGACGAAAACTTTTTAAAAATGATCTCGGGTCAGCTCAACCCCCAAATGGCCTTTATGACGGGCAAGCTCAAGGTCCAGGGGAATATGGGACAGGCCCTCAAGCTACAAAAAATTTTTTGA
- a CDS encoding nucleotidyltransferase, which produces MDDQNDRKNSRAPKLEDLVDLCRYLNERGAKYAVIGGFAVILHGAARTTKDIDLLVDPSTENIKKIKEAMGHLPDNAAHEIEDDDVQRYTVVRIGDEYVVDLLASACGVTFDEAKRSLQWVELDGVRIPVVGKQTLIRTKNTIRPSDKMDINYLLRIIEEENREKSKK; this is translated from the coding sequence ATGGATGACCAAAATGATCGCAAGAACTCACGTGCGCCGAAGCTTGAAGACCTTGTAGATCTTTGCCGATACCTAAACGAGCGTGGGGCAAAATACGCCGTTATTGGCGGATTTGCCGTTATCCTGCACGGTGCTGCTCGCACCACAAAAGATATCGATCTGCTCGTTGATCCTTCGACAGAAAATATAAAAAAAATCAAAGAGGCGATGGGTCATTTACCAGATAATGCCGCACATGAGATTGAGGATGATGATGTCCAACGATACACAGTGGTTAGGATTGGAGACGAGTACGTAGTTGATTTGTTAGCTTCTGCATGCGGGGTCACTTTTGACGAGGCAAAACGGTCCCTTCAATGGGTAGAGCTTGATGGTGTGAGGATTCCCGTTGTTGGAAAACAGACATTGATCAGAACTAAAAACACGATCCGTCCGTCGGACAAAATGGATATCAACTACCTCCTCAGGATCATTGAAGAAGAGAATCGTGAGAAATCGAAAAAGTAG
- a CDS encoding long-chain fatty acid--CoA ligase: MSERNLVQIFLKTAELLKSKPCFRYKEGEVWKALSWIEAAERVMKIGCGLQSIGVKKGDAVALYSSTRVEWTLSDLGILSIGAITVPIYQSNTVEQAAYIIKDSEAGVVIVENLDLLKKVRSENKTVSVLLISGQSSGKSVVTWSEIMIQRGDQASWRKGVEQIKSTDVATYVYTSGTTGNPKGVILTHKNFMAEVGSLEKVLKIEQNYESLLFLPLAHIVARALQFFHLKVGFVQAYAESIEKLVDNLAEIRPHFFVAVPRIFEKVYERIHAQVKSGSKLKQWIFHWATSVGRDVSQRRQQRKRLPLLLQFQHKLASLLVFKKLKARLGGRVLFTISGGAPLSQEIGEFFDAAGILILEGYGLTETTAAINCNRPDGFKFGFVGPVVEGVEEKIAPDGEILVRGPVIFQGYYKKPEATREVLTPDGWFHTGDIGEFDMDGFLKITDRKKDIIVTAGGKNVAPQNIENILKMVPYISQVVVHGDKRKYLSALVTLNRDQVEKYAHSTGISFGDFSELTRHPKIYALIQKSIEEKNRKLASFETIKKFAILEGDFSQESGELTPTLKVKRRFVSEKYKDVLSQLYRE, from the coding sequence ATGTCGGAGCGAAATCTTGTCCAGATATTTCTAAAAACCGCCGAGTTGTTGAAAAGCAAGCCCTGTTTTCGGTACAAGGAGGGAGAGGTCTGGAAGGCACTTTCCTGGATTGAGGCTGCAGAGCGGGTCATGAAGATTGGCTGTGGTCTTCAGTCGATCGGGGTTAAAAAAGGGGATGCCGTTGCCCTTTATTCCTCCACCCGGGTGGAATGGACCTTATCCGATTTAGGAATCCTCTCCATCGGTGCGATTACGGTCCCGATTTACCAGTCCAACACCGTGGAGCAGGCCGCTTATATTATTAAAGATTCGGAGGCGGGGGTTGTAATTGTCGAAAATCTCGATCTCCTGAAGAAGGTTCGTTCCGAGAACAAAACAGTTTCGGTCTTGCTCATTTCCGGCCAATCGTCAGGAAAATCAGTCGTGACCTGGTCGGAGATCATGATCCAGAGGGGGGATCAGGCCTCCTGGAGAAAAGGGGTTGAGCAGATCAAGTCCACCGATGTGGCCACTTATGTTTATACCTCCGGGACGACCGGTAATCCCAAGGGAGTGATCCTGACCCACAAAAATTTTATGGCTGAGGTAGGGTCTCTGGAAAAGGTTCTCAAGATCGAACAAAATTATGAGAGCCTTCTCTTTTTGCCGCTCGCCCATATTGTGGCTCGTGCCCTCCAGTTCTTCCATCTGAAGGTTGGATTTGTTCAGGCCTATGCGGAAAGCATTGAGAAGCTGGTTGATAATCTGGCCGAGATTCGGCCGCACTTCTTTGTGGCGGTGCCAAGGATTTTCGAAAAGGTCTACGAACGGATTCATGCGCAGGTCAAATCAGGCTCCAAGCTCAAGCAGTGGATCTTCCACTGGGCCACCTCCGTTGGGCGTGACGTGAGTCAGCGTCGTCAGCAGAGAAAGCGACTTCCCCTTCTTTTGCAATTCCAACATAAGCTTGCCTCTCTCCTTGTCTTTAAGAAGCTCAAGGCCCGGTTGGGCGGGAGGGTTCTCTTTACGATTTCAGGAGGAGCACCGCTCTCCCAGGAGATCGGTGAATTTTTCGACGCGGCCGGGATTCTGATCCTCGAAGGGTATGGTCTTACGGAGACAACGGCAGCGATCAACTGCAATCGGCCAGACGGCTTCAAGTTTGGTTTTGTGGGGCCGGTGGTTGAGGGGGTTGAGGAGAAGATCGCCCCCGATGGCGAAATTCTGGTTCGTGGACCGGTGATTTTTCAGGGGTACTACAAAAAACCGGAGGCGACCCGTGAGGTGTTGACACCAGACGGCTGGTTTCACACGGGGGATATTGGTGAATTTGATATGGATGGCTTCCTAAAAATTACCGATCGGAAGAAGGATATCATTGTAACGGCTGGCGGGAAGAATGTAGCACCGCAGAATATTGAGAACATACTCAAAATGGTTCCTTACATCAGTCAGGTCGTTGTTCATGGGGACAAACGGAAGTACCTCTCGGCCCTCGTGACGCTCAATCGTGATCAGGTGGAGAAGTATGCGCATTCCACAGGAATTTCATTTGGCGATTTTAGTGAACTGACCCGGCATCCTAAGATTTACGCCTTGATCCAGAAATCAATTGAAGAGAAGAACAGAAAATTGGCAAGTTTTGAAACGATCAAAAAATTTGCCATTTTGGAGGGAGATTTCAGCCAGGAGTCGGGAGAGTTGACCCCAACGCTCAAGGTGAAGAGAAGGTTTGTGAGTGAGAAGTACAAGGATGTCCTGTCGCAACTTTACAGGGAATAG